Proteins encoded in a region of the Panicum hallii strain FIL2 chromosome 3, PHallii_v3.1, whole genome shotgun sequence genome:
- the LOC112886858 gene encoding protein KINESIN LIGHT CHAIN-RELATED 1-like → MASAEAQQRSYACAVGKEAIEGEEGLLTAAGRGGMGRRAAKQVRTTAEVAKGAASLGEASADPKSPASSAASLATPAAARRRIPRRALRQASAAASRERGGRAHARVRRARRGEGAELELAMSLHVAVAIHCSLARDADVIPVLERAVACYGKGLEILMPCSATTIPASPRPARDLG, encoded by the coding sequence ATGGCGTCCGCAGAGGCGCAGCAGCGCTCCTACGCGTGCGCGGTGGGGAAGGAGGCAATTGAAGGTGAAGAGGGGCTTCTCACCGCGGCAGGGAGGGGCGGTATGGGCCGTAGGGCGGCCAAGCAGGTCAGGACGACCGCGGAGGTGGCCAAGGGGGCGGCGTCCTTGGGCGAGGCGTCGGCGGACCCAAAGAGCCCAGCCTCATCCGCGGCCTCCTTGGCAACGCcggccgcggcgcggcggcggatcCCTAGGCGAGCGTTGCGGCAGGCtagcgcggcggcgagcagggagAGAGGCGGCCGCGCACACGCTCGAGTGCGCCGAGCACGCCgcggggagggcgccgagctTGAGCTCGCCATGAGCCTCCACGTCGCCGTCGCCATCCACTGCAGCCTGGCCCGGGACGCCGACGTGATCCCTGTCCTCGAACGCGCCGTCGCCTGCTACGGCAAAGGACTCGAGATCCTGATGCCATGCTCGGCGACCACGATCCCCGCGTCGCCGAGACCTGCACGTGATCTCGGCTAG